Genomic DNA from Spiroplasma alleghenense:
AAACAACTCCATTCACAATCTTGATATTTTTTGAAAAATTTAGTTGTTGAAATTTTTCAAAAAGCGAAATATCTTTTAATTTAACTATAAAAGTTTTGCCCGTTTTATTGAGATCGTTGATATAAGATATAGCTTTAATAGTTTCTTCATTAGAGAATTCAGCAAAATCAATTTCAATCAAGATTAATTCTGGTTGATTTAATAGCGCCACAAAAAGAGTAACACAAAATTTTTGCAGTTGATTTAATTTAAATATTTTATTGAATAATTCACTTTCTAATCCGAAATAATGAATCAGTGGAATCAATTTATCATCTGATTCTTTTTTTGATACTGATTTAAGTCTTCCACAATAATTCAAGTAATTATTTAAAGAGATTTTGTTTGGTAATTTTTTATAATCCAAAACATGACTTATTTTTAGTCGTAAGGATGACTCGCTTAAATTAGTTCCGTTTAAAAAAATGCTACCTTGCTGGAATTTACTTTGTCCTGAAATTATTTTAAATAAATTACTATCGCTATTATCCTCTAAATAAATTAACTCTCCTTTTTCAATTTCAAAAGAGATATTATCATAAAATATTTGTCTTGAGTTTTTTTGAACAATGTTATTTAAAATAAGTAATTTTTTCATATTATCTCCTTCTCGAAATCTTTTTGTAGAAAATTAAATAGCTTAAGGAAATTGAAATCATTGCGGCACAAGTTCACATCAGATAAATTCCTCAAATTTGGATTATAGGTTTTTTATAGGTATCTATTTTAACTATTCTTTCAGTATATTCATTTGTCTGGTTTCTGACAATCAAATACGATAAATCGTAATCTTCATTTATTTTTACCGAATAGTATTTATTGGCGGCATTTGCTATTTTAGCATTAGATTTATGGTATTCAATTCTGTTACTGTTTTGACCAAAATTATTCATAATTCAAAATTGCGACATGTAATTTAAGTAAACATTGGCTCTTTGTTTTCTAACATAATTTTTAATCGATCTATTATTTCATAAATCAAAATTATAATTTCAAGCATTTCTAATCATTGATAGAATTGAGCCTGTTAAAATTCGCTCTCCTGAAGAAACTTGAAAATCTTTATGAACTTGATTGACTGTTGGGTAAAGTTCATTATTATAAAAGAAACTTTCTTTATTAGTTAAATTCAAATCCAGTGGAGAGATACTTTGATTATTATAATAAGAATAATTGTTGATAAATTCGTTAGCAACTTCATAAACTTCTATTATATCTTCGTTAGAATAATATGGTGATAATGTTTGGTCTTGTGATATCTCAATTAAAGTTTTTAAAATCGCGTTGTTATTGAAAGGATTATCATGTATTGGTTTTAAATTACTGCGTTCTAAATTAAAAAGCGAATTAGTTCAGTCATCAACTCTTGAACTAGAAAACTTGTTAGTTTGGTAATAATTTTTTAAGCTCTGATTGACATAATAAAAAGTTTCTAAAGGGTGAAGTTTTTTTGCAATCATTTCATTTTCTCATTCAATTTTGTCATCACTAATTTTTCAATTAATTTCATAACTGTATTGATTTCCAAATGTACCAAAAATTCTTTCATCAATATCTAAAAAAAGATAGTCATTAAAGATGGCTGAGTAAACTTCATTTTTATTTTCGTCTTCAATAATACATTCATGTTGACAATCGCTTTTTTTGAATGCATAATCTCAGAACTCAAATGACTTTAAAAGTTCTTCCATAAAGATATTTGTTTCACTTAAGTGATATGAATTAACAACTTCATCAATGCTAATTGTTTGTCGATTTAGATTGACAGCCCAGGTGTTGTCTGGTGGGGTTTCTTTTTTCTTAGTTGATTGAAAATGCAAGTTGGCTGAAAAATTACTAACTGCTAAACTGGTAGAAAATAAAACTAAGAATATCGTGGTGAATAACTTTGGCAATCCCATTTGTAATATAATTCCCAGTCCACAAAATAATGAATTAATTATTAAAGCAGTTATAAAAATTGGTGTTGTCATTTGCAAATATAAATTTCTAGCACCATCTAATCTGACTAATAATACCATCGCTAAACTTAATCAGAACAAAAAAATCAGAATAATTGAAATTAAATGATTAATTAATAACCGGATTGAAAATGACTTTCCCAATGTTACAAAACTTGATAGTTCAATACGTATTATTTCTTGCCTGAAATGATTTCCAAAAAACTTTTGATTAAATCATATTTGATAAAATAGAATTCATCCTATAATAAATGCCACATTTACAATTATGAATATTTCTTCTTGTTTTAAAGATGAGTCATTAATTACAGAATTGATAATTAAAAGATTAAAAGCAACTTGAGATAACAGTAACGAAATAGTAAAAACCATTAAGCCTCACGACTTAAAAGTTTCTTTAAATATAAATCCTTGTACTATTTTTATTTTACTTTTCATTCTTTCTCCTATTTTAAATTAAAAGTATGGTCTCCTAAAACTTTCTGGGTAATTCCTACCAATCTTATTTTTGAAATTTGTGATAGTAAAGTTGAGTCATCAAAATCTGATAAGTTGGTTCCTAGATAAACATCTTTATCTTGGCCAAACTCTATTTCAAATCCTCTTTTTTCATAAATAAGGCTATTAATTTCTTCTTTAACTTTGCCAATTGTTGAATTTTGATTTTTATTAATTATTTCTTGAATTTCTTCATAAAATACTTCAATAATAAAATTATATTTAGTTGTGGAATTTATTTTAAACTCTTGGGTTCCTTCAAACTCAAAATTGTAATATAAGAATTTAATATCATTTTTTTCAAAAGTTAAGTCAATGTCATTGGTTGCTCTTATTTTAAATAAAAGATTATTGCTTACTGAGTAATTAAAATTTTTATCAAAAGAAAAACTACTATCAATTAATTCATAATTATTTTTGAGTTTACTACTACTGTCTAAAATCTTAATAACCTTTTGCTTCGCTTCTTCTTTTCTCTCATTTGCTTTCAACCTTAAACCTGAAAAATTACAGTCATAAAAACTAGTTGTAGGTCGTTCCAAATCCGACATGTCTTTTTCATCAATCGAAAACATCATATTTTTATAGTCGCCAGCAGAATATTGTTCATTGACATCTTGAGTGAATTCTAAAATAAAGTCTCCTTGTTTGGATTCTGAATCATAGTTCAAGTAACCACCATTACCTTTGTTATAATATTTTCACTTATTATTAAGATTTAAATTAGAATTTAAAATAGTGGTAATTTGAGTCTCAATTTCACTTATACTATTTCTGTCGCTTCTAACCCTAATGGCTTTTAAAGAAGTGTTCAAAATACTATCAGCTTGTCTAGCGTTTTCTGGATTGGTTCAGTTGATTCTAAAGTCAAAATCAAAAATGTCTCCTTTTTTATATGCTAAATCAACATCTTTTTCAAACAATACTTTACAAGAACCTAATTCCATAAATTTGCTGGTTTGAATTTCAACGACTTTGGTGGCTCCTTGAAAAAAGCTTGTGGTGTCCAAACCTTCTGAAATCGCATTTGCAACAATTTCGCTTTCACTACCAAATTTAACTTTAACGTCGGTGTTAAAGTTAAAGTCTCCCAGTCGAGTTTGACCTCTAACTTCTGGACCATTTACTAAAAGTGTTGAAAACTTAAACTCAAATTCATCACCTTTAACCCCAATTGTTTTGATGTCTTCGGTTAGTGAAAATATAAAAAATCCTGCGTTTTTTTTGTGGTTAAAGTCCATAGCTTCAAAAGTATATTTGCCCTTTATTTCTGGGTTTTTATCTAACTGATTTAAAAAATATGCTTTAATTTCATCGTTGTCTGTCGACTCTTTAATAAAGATATCTTTTCTTTTAATATTCAAAGAATCCAGTATTTCATCATTATTATCTCAAGGAATTTCTTCATCAGGAATTACACAAGAAACCACCGTAACTGTTGGGATTGTTAAAAAAGAGAATGAACTTAAAATTAAAATCAGCTTTTTCATAGTCATCACCAACTTTCTTTATGTTATTTTATCATAATTCACAAGATTAAATTTTGGATTAAATAGTAGTAAAAAAACTTCAAATTAAGAAATTCTTAATTTGAAGTTTTAACTAATTTTTGTAAGAAAACCTTTAATTTTTCCAAAAGCACTATGTCAGTCTTTTAGTTCAAATGCAATTTCAGGATCTCAATCTGATACAAAAAATGATGTCGATAACAAGATTGCCGAAATAAAAATTAGAATTAAAAGTGTAATACTTATTTTTTTAAGCATTCTGGCTTCTTGTTTTAATGTTACAAATGATAGAAACATAAAGAAACTTAAAATGGCAATTGAACCAATTCATAACCATGGATTCAATAGTGAAATTACAATTAATTTTATTGGAATTTGGTTATAAATTATTGTAGACATTCCAGGAATGGTTTCATCGTCAGATTGAATTGACATATATTTATATCATTCATCTCAAACTTTTGATGTTTCTACCATATTTATTAAAAAGTATCCCATGCTTAATACTAGCAATATACCAAATATGAATAGAAATATTTTGAAAAAATTTAATCTTGCTTTTAACATTAATTATCCTCTTTCTCTTTAAGTTAAAGTAATTATACCAATTTAAAACAAAAATTGAAATTATTTAAAAATTATTTTATATCAATTTAAAAAGCCGGTTAAAAACCGGCCTCTTAAATTGATTGAATTTTAATCGGGCTATAAATATAAGTCGAGAAAATAATACCCTTTCGCAATTCTTTTGTAATACGATAATATAGTTTCTCGCTTTCGCTTTCTTAACTTAGATTATTTTACAAATAAATAAATAAAAAGCAAGTTATTTTAATAAAATTTATTATTTAGCGAA
This window encodes:
- a CDS encoding ATP-binding cassette domain-containing protein; amino-acid sequence: MKKLLILNNIVQKNSRQIFYDNISFEIEKGELIYLEDNSDSNLFKIISGQSKFQQGSIFLNGTNLSESSLRLKISHVLDYKKLPNKISLNNYLNYCGRLKSVSKKESDDKLIPLIHYFGLESELFNKIFKLNQLQKFCVTLFVALLNQPELILIEIDFAEFSNEETIKAISYINDLNKTGKTFIVKLKDISLFEKFQQLNFSKNIKIVNGVVL